A stretch of the Psychroserpens sp. Hel_I_66 genome encodes the following:
- a CDS encoding MarR family winged helix-turn-helix transcriptional regulator, with translation MKDKTIDYVLRTTWLAVNKMYNEEASQFGTTMATGFALLSIDPENGTPSTSLGPKMGMEATSLSRTLKTMEEKGLIIRKPNPEDGRGVLIFLTDFGREKRAYSKEKVLTFNDTIKANVSSEELQHFYKVSEVINNMISNKQIYNQKEHILK, from the coding sequence ATGAAGGATAAGACCATTGATTACGTACTTAGAACCACATGGTTAGCAGTCAATAAAATGTACAACGAAGAAGCATCTCAATTTGGCACAACAATGGCTACGGGATTCGCACTGCTAAGTATTGATCCAGAAAATGGAACACCTTCAACATCTTTAGGCCCAAAAATGGGTATGGAAGCAACAAGCCTCTCAAGAACCTTAAAAACCATGGAAGAAAAAGGACTTATCATTCGTAAGCCAAACCCAGAAGATGGCAGAGGCGTTTTGATTTTCTTGACAGACTTTGGACGAGAAAAAAGAGCCTACTCTAAAGAAAAAGTATTGACCTTTAATGATACAATTAAAGCAAATGTTTCTTCGGAAGAACTTCAACACTTTTATAAAGTTTCCGAAGTCATTAATAATATGATTTCAAATAAACAGATATACAACCAAAAAGAACACATTCTAAAATAA
- a CDS encoding acetyl-CoA C-acyltransferase: protein MKQAYIVKAYRTAVGKAPKGVFRFKRTDELAAETIQHMMKELPDFDKKRIDDVIVGNAMPEGSQGLNMARFISLIGLNSVDVPGVTVNRFCASGIETIGIAAAKIQAGMADCIIAGGAESMSSVPMTGFKPELNYDTVKSGHEDYYWGMGNTAEAVAKQFNVSREDQDEFAYNSHMKALKAQAENRFQDQIVPITVDETYVDSKGKKATKSYTVTKDEGPRAGTSLEVLGKLRPVFAAGGSVTAGNSSQMSDGAAFVMIMSEEMVKELNLKPIARLVNYAAAGVEPRIMGIGPVKAIPKALKQAGLKQSDLELIELNEAFASQSLAVIRELDLNPDIINVNGGAIALGHPLGCTGSKLSVQLFDEMRKRDMKGKYGAVTMCVGTGQGACGIFEFLN from the coding sequence ATGAAACAAGCATATATAGTAAAAGCATATAGAACCGCAGTTGGTAAAGCACCAAAAGGCGTGTTCCGTTTTAAAAGAACAGATGAATTAGCTGCTGAAACCATTCAGCACATGATGAAAGAACTTCCAGATTTTGATAAAAAACGTATTGACGATGTTATCGTTGGTAATGCAATGCCCGAAGGTTCCCAAGGATTAAACATGGCACGATTTATTTCACTTATTGGATTGAATAGTGTAGATGTTCCTGGTGTAACAGTAAATCGTTTTTGTGCATCAGGTATTGAAACCATTGGTATTGCAGCTGCAAAAATTCAAGCGGGAATGGCAGATTGTATTATTGCTGGTGGAGCAGAAAGCATGAGTAGTGTTCCAATGACAGGTTTTAAACCAGAATTAAATTACGATACCGTAAAATCTGGTCACGAAGATTATTATTGGGGAATGGGAAATACTGCGGAAGCGGTTGCAAAACAATTCAATGTATCTCGTGAAGATCAAGACGAGTTCGCTTACAACTCTCACATGAAAGCTTTAAAAGCGCAAGCTGAGAATCGTTTTCAAGATCAAATTGTACCAATTACAGTAGATGAGACGTATGTGGATTCTAAGGGAAAGAAAGCAACAAAATCTTACACAGTAACTAAAGATGAAGGTCCTCGTGCAGGAACAAGTCTAGAGGTTTTAGGAAAATTGAGACCTGTTTTTGCTGCTGGCGGAAGCGTTACAGCTGGTAACTCATCACAAATGAGTGATGGAGCAGCATTTGTAATGATTATGAGCGAAGAGATGGTAAAAGAATTAAATCTAAAACCAATTGCTCGTTTAGTGAATTATGCTGCAGCAGGTGTTGAGCCAAGAATTATGGGTATTGGTCCTGTAAAGGCAATTCCGAAGGCATTAAAACAAGCAGGTTTAAAGCAATCAGATTTAGAATTAATTGAATTGAACGAGGCTTTTGCTTCACAATCACTGGCTGTAATTAGAGAATTGGATCTAAATCCCGATATCATTAATGTAAATGGTGGAGCGATTGCATTAGGGCATCCATTGGGCTGTACTGGTTCAAAATTATCTGTACAGTTATTTGATGAAATGCGCAAGCGTGACATGAAAGGTAAATATGGAGCTGTTACCATGTGTGTTGGTACTGGCCAAGGTGCATGTGGAATATTTGAATTTTTAAACTAA
- a CDS encoding 3-hydroxyacyl-CoA dehydrogenase/enoyl-CoA hydratase family protein, which translates to MSKRRIKKIAIIGSGIMGSGIACHFANIGVDVLLLDIIPRELNDKEKAKGLTLEDEVVRNRLVNDALAASIKSKPAPLYRDSFANRITTGNLEDDISKVKDVDWIMEVVVERLDIKKQVFEKLEKHRTPGTLITSNTSGIPIKFMSEGRSDDFQKHFCGTHFFNPARYLKLFEIIPGPKTDQEVLDFLNEYGEKFLGKTSVIAKDTPAFIGNRIGIFSIMSLFHAVKDLDLTIEEVDKLSGPVIGRPKSATFRTVDVVGLDTLVHVANGIKENCPKDERNELFVLPDFINTMMENKWLGSKTGQGFYKKVRKDDGSSEILSLDLNSLEYREAKRAKFATLELTKTVDKVVDRFKILVKGKDKAGEFYRKSFSSLFAYVSNRIPEITDDLYKIDDAMKAGFGWEHGPFQIWDAIGVEKGIEMMKAEGFEPNEWVNQMLASGSSSFYTVKDGATYAYDIPKKKHEKIPGQDSFIILDNIRKTSEVFKNSGVVIEDLGDGILNVEFQSKMNTIGGDVLAGLNKGIDLAEKDFAGLVVGNQAANFSVGANIGMIFMMAAEQEYDELNAAIKYFQDTMMRMRYSSIPTVAAPHGMSLGGGCELSMHADKVVAAAETYIGLVEFGVGVIPGGGGSKEMALRASDTFKKGDVQLNTLQEYFLTIGMAKVATSAYEAFDLGILQKGKDIVVVNKDMQIAVAKQHAKLMADMGYTQPVHRKDVLVLGKQALGMFLVGTDSMEDSNYISEHDMKIANKLAYVMAGGDLSEPTKVSEQYLLDLEREAFLSLCTERKTLERIQHMLTKGKPLRN; encoded by the coding sequence ATGAGTAAACGTAGAATAAAAAAAATAGCCATTATTGGATCGGGAATTATGGGAAGCGGTATTGCTTGCCATTTCGCCAATATTGGTGTTGATGTTTTATTATTAGACATCATACCAAGAGAACTTAACGACAAAGAAAAAGCCAAAGGCCTAACTTTAGAAGATGAAGTGGTTAGAAATAGATTGGTAAATGATGCACTTGCTGCATCCATAAAATCTAAACCTGCACCACTCTACCGTGATTCTTTCGCAAATCGTATCACTACAGGAAATCTCGAAGATGATATCTCAAAAGTGAAGGATGTGGATTGGATCATGGAAGTCGTAGTTGAAAGATTAGACATTAAAAAACAAGTGTTTGAAAAGCTTGAAAAGCATAGAACACCAGGTACATTAATTACATCCAATACGTCTGGGATTCCTATAAAATTCATGAGTGAGGGACGTAGTGACGATTTCCAGAAACATTTCTGCGGAACGCACTTTTTTAATCCTGCACGATACTTAAAATTATTTGAAATCATTCCTGGTCCAAAAACAGACCAAGAGGTTTTGGATTTCTTAAATGAATATGGAGAGAAATTCTTAGGTAAAACCTCAGTAATTGCTAAAGACACACCTGCATTTATTGGAAACCGAATCGGTATTTTCAGTATCATGAGTTTATTTCATGCTGTTAAAGATTTGGATTTAACCATAGAAGAGGTCGATAAATTATCGGGTCCTGTTATTGGTCGTCCAAAATCGGCAACTTTTAGAACAGTTGACGTTGTTGGCTTAGATACTTTAGTTCACGTTGCAAACGGGATTAAAGAAAACTGCCCTAAAGATGAACGCAACGAATTGTTTGTCTTGCCAGACTTCATCAATACTATGATGGAAAATAAATGGTTGGGTAGCAAAACCGGACAAGGATTCTATAAAAAAGTTAGAAAAGACGATGGTTCTTCGGAAATTTTATCTCTAGACTTAAATTCTCTTGAATACAGAGAAGCAAAACGTGCAAAATTTGCAACCTTAGAATTAACCAAAACGGTTGATAAAGTTGTAGATCGATTCAAGATTTTAGTAAAAGGAAAAGATAAAGCTGGAGAGTTTTATAGAAAGAGCTTTTCTTCATTATTTGCATACGTTTCAAATCGTATTCCAGAAATCACAGATGATCTTTACAAGATTGATGATGCAATGAAAGCTGGTTTTGGTTGGGAACATGGACCTTTCCAGATTTGGGACGCTATTGGTGTAGAAAAAGGAATTGAAATGATGAAAGCCGAAGGTTTCGAACCTAATGAGTGGGTAAACCAAATGCTCGCTTCAGGGAGTTCATCTTTTTATACTGTGAAAGATGGCGCAACCTATGCGTATGACATTCCGAAGAAAAAACATGAAAAAATCCCAGGTCAAGATAGCTTTATCATATTGGATAATATTCGTAAAACTTCCGAAGTATTTAAAAATTCTGGAGTTGTTATTGAAGATTTAGGTGATGGTATCCTTAACGTTGAATTTCAATCTAAAATGAATACGATTGGAGGTGATGTCTTAGCAGGATTGAATAAAGGTATTGATTTAGCTGAAAAAGATTTCGCAGGATTGGTTGTTGGTAACCAAGCTGCTAACTTCTCGGTTGGAGCCAATATTGGTATGATCTTTATGATGGCTGCAGAGCAAGAATATGATGAGCTCAATGCAGCAATTAAATATTTTCAAGATACGATGATGCGTATGCGTTATTCCTCAATCCCAACAGTAGCAGCACCTCACGGTATGTCACTAGGTGGTGGATGTGAATTATCAATGCATGCAGATAAAGTAGTTGCAGCAGCAGAAACTTATATTGGACTCGTTGAGTTTGGTGTAGGTGTAATACCTGGCGGTGGAGGTTCTAAAGAAATGGCCTTAAGAGCATCTGATACATTCAAAAAAGGAGATGTGCAACTCAATACACTACAAGAATATTTCTTGACTATTGGGATGGCTAAAGTAGCAACTTCTGCATATGAAGCTTTCGATTTAGGGATTCTTCAAAAAGGAAAAGATATTGTCGTTGTCAATAAAGACATGCAAATCGCAGTTGCAAAACAACACGCCAAATTAATGGCAGATATGGGCTATACGCAACCAGTTCACAGAAAAGATGTTCTAGTTTTAGGTAAACAAGCCTTAGGGATGTTTCTAGTAGGAACTGATTCTATGGAAGATAGCAACTACATTTCTGAGCATGACATGAAGATTGCCAACAAATTAGCCTACGTAATGGCTGGTGGAGATTTATCTGAACCAACCAAAGTAAGTGAGCAATACTTATTGGATCTAGAACGTGAAGCATTCTTGAGTTTATGTACAGAACGTAAAACTTTAGAAAGAATCCAGCACATGTTAACCAAAGGAAAACCTTTAAGAAACTAA
- a CDS encoding N-acetylmuramoyl-L-alanine amidase, translating into MGLHCNESSDKLANGIEAYYDVNDQNEESSLLFSEILIEHQLNHFKSRGVKTANLFLLKNTPTVPGIILELGFLTNEEDRAILTDETKQIEIAKSIYDALLEIRN; encoded by the coding sequence TTGGGTTTACATTGCAATGAAAGCAGTGATAAATTGGCAAATGGTATTGAAGCTTATTATGATGTAAATGACCAAAATGAGGAATCCAGTCTGCTTTTTTCTGAAATTTTAATTGAACATCAATTGAATCATTTTAAGAGTAGAGGGGTGAAAACTGCTAATCTCTTTCTGCTGAAAAACACGCCTACAGTCCCCGGAATTATATTAGAATTAGGCTTCTTAACTAATGAAGAGGATAGAGCCATACTTACAGATGAAACTAAACAAATTGAAATCGCAAAATCCATTTATGACGCTTTGTTAGAGATAAGAAATTAA
- a CDS encoding acyl-CoA dehydrogenase family protein — MAELEKDILRGGQFLVKETNCEDVFTPEDFSEEQQMMKASVMEFNEREIIAHKPRFEARDFALTEEVMRKAGEMGFLGVAVPEDYEGLGMGFVSTCLTCDYISSGTGSFSTAFGAHTGIGTMPITLYGTEEQKQKYVPKLATGEWFGAYCLTEPGAGSDANSGKTVAEISADGKSYKINGQKMWISNAGFCSLMIVFARIENDKNITGFIVEYDKENPNGITMGEEEHKLGIRASSTRQVFFNDTVVPVENMLAGRGEGFKIAMNALNVGRIKLAAACLDSQRRILTTAVTYANERKQFKTPIADFGAIKTKLAEMAASAYAGESATYRAAKNIEDRIALRQESGNSHQEAELKGVEEYAIECSILKVAVSEDVQNCADEGIQIFGGMGFSEETPMEAAWRDARIARIYEGTNEINRMLAVGMLVKKAMKGHVDLLGPAQAVQDELMGIPSFDTPDYSELFSEEKEMIKKLKKTFLMVAGGAVQKYGQNLEDHQQLLIAAADILIEIYMAESAILRTEKNVKRTSEKEQSAQIAMAKLYLYHAVDIVEEKGKESIISFAEGDEQRMMLMGLKRFTKYANYPDIVDLRIEIAEKVKEEGKYCF; from the coding sequence ATGGCAGAGTTAGAAAAAGATATCCTACGCGGAGGTCAATTCTTAGTGAAAGAAACAAATTGCGAGGATGTATTTACTCCTGAAGATTTTTCAGAAGAGCAACAGATGATGAAAGCATCTGTAATGGAATTCAACGAAAGAGAAATCATCGCACACAAACCAAGATTTGAAGCTCGAGATTTTGCATTAACCGAAGAGGTAATGCGTAAGGCTGGTGAAATGGGATTTTTGGGTGTTGCAGTACCAGAGGATTATGAAGGTTTGGGAATGGGTTTTGTTTCTACTTGCTTAACATGTGATTACATTTCTTCAGGCACAGGTTCTTTCAGTACCGCTTTTGGTGCACATACAGGAATTGGCACCATGCCTATTACACTTTACGGTACAGAAGAGCAAAAGCAAAAATACGTCCCTAAATTAGCAACTGGAGAATGGTTTGGAGCATATTGCTTAACAGAACCTGGAGCAGGATCTGATGCGAACTCAGGAAAAACAGTTGCAGAAATTTCTGCAGATGGAAAGTCTTACAAAATCAACGGACAAAAAATGTGGATCTCAAACGCAGGTTTTTGTAGTTTGATGATTGTTTTTGCTCGTATTGAAAATGATAAAAATATTACTGGTTTCATTGTTGAATATGACAAAGAAAATCCAAACGGGATTACAATGGGAGAAGAAGAGCACAAATTAGGTATTCGTGCTTCTTCAACACGTCAAGTATTTTTTAACGATACTGTTGTTCCTGTTGAAAATATGTTAGCTGGTCGTGGTGAAGGATTTAAAATTGCGATGAACGCCTTAAATGTTGGACGTATTAAATTAGCTGCAGCTTGCTTAGATTCTCAACGTAGAATACTAACGACTGCTGTAACTTATGCCAACGAGCGTAAACAGTTTAAAACACCTATTGCAGATTTTGGTGCTATCAAAACCAAGTTGGCCGAAATGGCTGCAAGCGCATATGCTGGTGAATCTGCAACTTACAGAGCTGCTAAAAATATTGAAGATCGTATTGCATTACGTCAAGAATCGGGTAATTCTCATCAAGAAGCAGAACTTAAAGGTGTAGAGGAATATGCGATTGAATGTTCTATTCTGAAAGTAGCTGTTTCTGAAGATGTACAAAATTGTGCAGATGAAGGCATCCAAATTTTTGGTGGTATGGGATTCTCAGAAGAAACTCCAATGGAAGCTGCTTGGAGAGATGCTCGTATTGCCAGAATCTATGAAGGCACTAACGAAATCAATAGAATGTTGGCTGTTGGGATGTTGGTTAAGAAAGCAATGAAAGGCCATGTTGATTTATTAGGTCCTGCGCAAGCGGTACAGGATGAGTTAATGGGAATACCTTCTTTTGATACGCCAGATTATTCTGAGTTGTTTTCCGAAGAAAAAGAAATGATCAAGAAATTGAAAAAGACGTTCTTAATGGTAGCTGGAGGTGCGGTTCAAAAATATGGACAAAATCTTGAAGACCACCAACAATTGTTGATTGCTGCTGCAGACATCTTGATTGAAATCTACATGGCAGAATCTGCAATTTTAAGAACTGAAAAAAATGTGAAGCGTACCAGCGAGAAAGAGCAATCTGCTCAAATAGCTATGGCTAAATTATACCTATACCACGCTGTAGACATCGTTGAAGAAAAAGGAAAGGAAAGTATAATTTCTTTTGCTGAAGGTGATGAGCAACGAATGATGCTAATGGGACTTAAACGTTTTACAAAATATGCTAACTATCCAGATATCGTAGATTTACGAATTGAGATTGCTGAGAAAGTGAAGGAAGAAGGTAAATATTGTTTTTAA